TGTCCGTCAACAACTACGTCTACATGTGCGTCATGCTGGACCGGAAGAGGGAAGCTCTGGGTGCACGCCTGGCCATGCCCAGTGTCCTCTTCTTCCTCCTGCGGACAAGCCTGATTGTGGTGACACTTGCCTGTGTTGCCATTGTGCTGTACCTCATCACCTGTTTGTACATGTGGCTCCTTGTGCCCATTGTTATACTGTCAGTGTTTACTCTGTTTGCCCTGTATCATGCCATGACAAATGCAGGGTCTTCTTCAGGGTTATCAACAAATTTGGCAGAATCTGTTATCATCCTAATCTCTGCTGCTGCTCTTGCCCTAGGAGTCTTGTACCCCCAGTTTTGGCCAGCCTTCTGGGCTGGTGTTGCCCTGCTGTGGTGTGTAGCACGGAGTACAGGGTTCTCCCTGTCAACACAGGTCATCGTCCTGCTGTTGTCAGGCGGGGCGGCTGTGTATCTAGGTGTGTACTCCCAGCTGTGGTGGGCTGCTGTATGGGTGGGAATATCAGCGCTGGCTTTCCTGGTGAATCAGGCAGGGGTCTCTTTTTCAGGCTCCACCTCACCAGCAGCTGGTGTCTTGACCCTTGCTTCTGTAGGGTCAGCACTACTGGGATATCTGTATGGCCAGTGGATCCCAGCTGCAGTGGTGGCAGCAGTGGTGGCTCTACTGCTCCTGAGGCAGTTTGGAGCCGGAGTCTCTGGTGTTTCACTAAGAACTTTGTCACTTCCAATCGCTGCCTTATTCACAATTTTCTTGCTTACAGCTCTAGTAGCATCAGTTGCTGTGGGCATTCTCTATGGTGACTGGATACCGGCAGGTGTTGCTGGAGTTTTGACTGTTGGGGCTCTTGCCAAACAGCACGGACTGACATCCACTCCAGAGTTTTCTTTGACGACAGTTCTCCTTNNNNNNNNNNNNNNNNNNNNNNNNNNNNNNNNNNNNNNNNNNNNNNNNNNNNNNNNNNNNNNNNNNNNNNNNNNNNNNNNNNNNNNNNNNNNNNNNNNNNGCGGTGGCTATTGGTGTTCTGTACAGTCAGTGGATCCCTGCAGCAGTGGTTGCTGCGATGGCAGCAGCTGCAGTAGCAAAGCAGCGTCAGTGGGTCTCCCTCCCTGACACATCCTCCGGAGGAATTGCATTGCCATCCCTGCTGCTTGCAGCGGTGGTAGGTACTGTAGCTGTGGGAGTTATGTATGCCCAGTGGATTCCTGCTGCAATAGCTGGCACATTGCTTGGCGTGTATGCTGTCTATCGACTCGGACAAGGTGTTTCTCTGTCCCCTCCCTCTAAAGCCACCGTAAAGACTGTAGTGCAGTGTCTGCTGATTCTACTCTCTGTAGCTGGATCAGCAGCTTTAGGAGTGTTGTATGGACAGTGGATCCCAGCAGCACTTGTGGGTGCACACATCTTGGCTGTTTATTGGTTTGGACTATCTTTCTCACCTCCCTCTGCTAGTTCACTTTCTAGCTATAATGTTAAGCTGGCTCTGTTGGTACTGCATTCTAGTGCCGCATCAATAGCAGTCTGGGTGTTAGTTGGACAGTGGCTTCCTGCAGCAGTTGTTGCTGCATGCATTGCTTTGTATGTTATCTCTAAGCTTGGACAGTCCTTTTCACTTCCCTCACCACCCTCAAATCAAGTTTTGTCACAACTGTCTCTTTTGCTTACCCTTGTCGGGACTATAGTGCTTGGAGTTTTGTATGCTCAGTGGATTCCCGCCGGAATTGTCGGTGTTATGGCCCTGGGCTACTTTTTAAAAAACTCCGGACTAGGCTCCACTATCCCTGAGTTTCCTGCAGTGTCTGCAAGAGGCTACCTGTTACCCCTCACACTGATGCTGGCTGCAGGGGGTTCTGCAGCTCTATGGGTCCTGTACAGTCAATGGATCCCTGCAGCCATTGTTGGTGCCCTTGCTACTGGATATGTAGTCAAGCAGAGTGGTGCACTGGAGTCACTTCCCTCATTGGCTGTGCCATCCCAAGCATTTGTGCTGCCAGCCCTACTGCTCATTGCTGCCATCAGCTCTGTTGCAATCGGTGTTATGTATGGCCAGTGGATACCGGCAGCCGTTGCTGGTGTCAGTGTAGTTGGCTACGTGGCCAACAGACGTGGACTGACACTTCCATCCCCATCAAGTGCATCTCTGCTCCAGACTGCACAAGCTGGGATGCATGTCCTCATCCCTGTGGGTGCTGTTGCAGTAGGGGTTGTGTATGGACTGTGGATACCCGCTGCGATTGTTGGCGTCCTGTTTGTCGTACATGGCGCTCATCACTATGGGCTGACTCCAAGTCCTCCTGCCATGTCTGACGTTCCATACATGCCATTACTTCTCCTGCTGGCTCTTGCTGGATCCATTGCAGCAGGCATCCTTTACAGCACTTGGATCCCAGCAGGGCTTGTTGGGGGTCTAACAGCAGGCTACTTAGTCAAGAAAAGTGGGATCACAGCCTCAATGCCCTCTCTGCCCAAACCATCTCTGTCTGCCCTCTCCGCTGTTCCACTCCCTGTAGTAGTGCTCCTGCTTGCAGCTTTGTCTGCCATTGCTCTAGGAGTTCTGTATGCCCAGTGGATCCCTGCAGGGATTGTTGGTGTTCTCATGCTTACTTACATAGTCAACCAAAGTGGGCTTTTACAGTCTTTCCCATCGATTACGCTCCCACCACGGCCTAACTTCCCATATCGGCCCGTAAGCCTGTTCCTTGGAGCTGCCTGCTCTCTTGTTGCCAGTTCTCTTGCTAATTCTGCTACTGGAGCTGTCTATGTACCATGGATACTAGCTGGCATTGTTGCTGCTGTAATCATAGGTTACCTTGCTTGGAAGTATCTTCTCCCTGCAGTATCACAGAAGTCTCTTCCCCCTGTTCCCATGGGTGCTGTTATCCTGCTGCTTGGAGCTGCAGCAGCTCTGGCTGCAGGCATTTTGTATGCCCAGTGGATTTCTGCAGCAATCGTTTGTGCTCTAGCTGCAGTCCTTGTTGCTGTTAAGCTACGGCCAACAGCTGAAACCCTTGCAGCCATATTTCGACCGAGTCTTTCACGTCCATCCCTTGCAGTTAGCAGTCTAGCTTTAGCCAGTACCAGTGCTGTAGCAATTGGGGTACTGTATGCTCAGTGGATCCCCTTAGGGGTAGTTGCTGCTCTTGGAGTGACTTACATACTTGGTCAGAAAGGACTCTTTGCTAAGGTTCCAAAACTGTCACCTTCCTTCTCTCCCTCAAAAGAAGCTCTCATCCTTGTGATTGCGACTGTAGCCTGCCTGCTTCTTGGCTACTGCTATGACCAGTGGTGGTCTGTTGTTGCAGCAGGTGTAGCAGTTGTGTGGTATGTGGCAAGACAGATGGGAATTGGTGCCTCTCTACCCAGTCTGAACCTTCCCAAGCCATCCTTGCCCAAACTCACCATGTCTCGGTCTCTTGCTGAAGTGAGTCTACTCTCTGCAGCCACGGTGTCCTCTGTTCTTTTGGGTGTCTTCTATGGACAGTGGATTCCCCTTGCCTGTGCAGGGATAGCAATAACATGGTTTGTCCTCAGGCACAAAGGAGTCCAGGTGTCTCTACCCGCTAGTCTCCAGATAGACCCACTAGCCCAATCTCTGATTGCAACCACTCTCATCTTCCTCTCTCTGGCTGTACTGTTCGAGGCCTGGTTAATCGTATGGGCAACCTTGGCTGCTCTTGCTGTGATTGTCCTGTCAAAAACTACCAACTTGGTCTCTTACGTCAAGTCCATCGAAGTGCGCACTCTACTGTCTGCACTTGGCACACGTCTCAGGGAAGGGTTTGTCTGTGCCTCCACGATGGACATCCTGAATGGTAGTCTGTGGTACGAGAGACTCTCACGGTACGCTGTAGTTGTTGGGATGGTTCTGGCATGCCTTGCTGTGGCCTGGCGTTTCTCGGCTCTTGAGATGTCGTTGGTGCTGGTGGTGCTGTTGCTGACTGCACAGCTGGCTGACCACTACAGGTGGGGGGCAGATGGGGTAAGGGTAGCAGCAGAGCAGGAAACTCAGTGAAAAATTTTTCCTGGTTATGCACTCattcatgaaaaaaacaaagaaaaccaattttatTTTTACTGTAACAAAAAGGACTTTCTTAGCTGTTTTTCAACCTTTGTATCAAAGTGACTAATTCATCCCTCAGAATGAATCATGGAAGCTCAacataaaaattgcatttttctgCCATTGATAAGAAACTTCACAAAAATCATGGGACAGTAAAAGTGAAGTTGGTTTATCTTTCCACTTTCAGACCAAACATGTTTCACTCTCAGGGCATTAGCTGTTTAACATATTGCTTCTTGCAAgtataatgattttttttaaatcaatttttaCAAAAGTTCATTGTCGCATTTCAAACAAGGAATACATGTAATAAGCctattttattttgcaaatgtGGTAATGGTCGGATTTTCAACAGATTTTGTGATTTTATGCATCTGCATAGAAGTACCCAGTACCTTTTAAATTAGTAAAGCTTTTATGTTGTGCTATATATTATTTATTGATGGCATAAATCTTGGTGCATGGCAGCTGATGTAAATAAGAGTCTATTTTGGGAAGACTTTTGGTATTTATCTAGTGAGCTTTAGTTGTTCAGTGTGGGGAGTATGTTAAGATATAGTGCAATCCTAGAAAATAAGCTTTACAGAGATTAAAGGAGATGTTTGGATAATGGTGTTAATTTTACAGAGGGATTTTGTTAATATGGAATTACAACAGTAGTGGTAGATGGTTAAACAATTTTGTATGAAATTTTAAGAGGtattaatacatttttttacctttgaaaGCAGTAAGCCattttatggtacatgtattttacatcCTGCATTTAAGATAAGGATTTATGACTGATTGTACCAATAGAACTATGAATCTTACATCTCAATATGGAAAGGCATAGAGATGAGGTAGTTTTATACTGATTAGTAGTAATCTGAACTTCTCAACATGGACCAGGTCTGTCTGTTTTGTATAAGAATCATTTCCTCAACCATGCAACCAGTTATCACACTATGGCTAATAGGACCCTTGAGTTATGTGTGGGCAATGAAAAAGTTGACCTTAACGGTAATTAGATATAATTTGTGCAGAATAGACATGCAGAACAACTGATAAATTGCAGTAGCCCCCATAAACACTCCCTGGTCCTACCACATTCTAAGCCATATCTGAGATAGCATGGATTGTCTCCATGTATCacttttttatacatttttatgtttcattTATATAAAATACTAACGTTGTTCTACATCTATCTCATATTCTGGTTACTGTTACAAGTATCtgatgtgatgtacatgtatatcatattatatattataacaCTTGTCTTGACAATGTGTTTATTGAAAGCTTCTTCTTTATTGtgtatttacacacacacataaatttATGCTCACAATATACTCCATGAGTTTTCTTCTATCATTTTTGCTACAAGAGAAGGAAGAAAGTAAACTAGATCTAGATCACTAAATTGATAATAGCCATATAGAGAAATGCATGTTTGTCCTACAGTCACCACTTAGCCTCAACAGATATGACAAACATATCAGCCATTAAAGAAGTAAACATAGCCTCATCGCTAGTGAAATGAAACATATAAAGTACATgacaatttacagtataaggGTagtactgtaagtgcatttaagtttgcgaggattaaattttgcagtagccggaaaaaggactttgCGATGGTTTGAAGTTTGCgctagcaccatgcactgtagtctcttactgcaattgaaaaatttttgcggtggttttaaatttgagGTAAATTTGAAGTGAGAAAAACGCGAACATGTACATTAGACAACCaggaacgtttctgcatttacagtaactgataAGTTAACGTTAACCTTTTTTGGCAATAACATGGAAGTGGGATGGGGCACTGGTCCCTGGCAACATGTGAAGCTTTGGTTCCCATTCACTTGAACTTCTGTCATCCTGGACAGCACTGGATTGTCCTGTAGTACTCTTCCATTCCTGTGAGGAGTGGAAAGGAGCAGTGAAGTCTTTGCACAGGTGAGCCCAGTATTCATTTACAGGTGCTAGAAGTTCATGTGGCCACAAACTATTCAGTGACTTAGTTTTATAACGTATAACCTAGTGATAATGTGCTCCATCATGGCACATGATTACAATTAACTACCAGAACAGAATATCCTTGGTCATATTCACTTTCGAAGTAACTGTACATATGATCCACTTTGAACAATTACATATTACTATGTATAGATATTTTCAAAACCCACCTTCTGGATTGTATAAAACCATCAGAGAAACTATAGTCCCCACTGGTAGATTCTGAAAAAGAACAATATTCCAGTGAATGGAGATCGAATAGACAAGTAAAACAGAGTCTCaaactttgttgtcttctactaGGCACAACGATCTGAaagccattcagcaccagggacagctatgTGGGAGTCATACAGCACAATGGAGAGCAACATAAGGGTCATTCATCTCAAAGGACAGCTCTGAGGGCCAGACAGCAGCAGGGACAGCTCTGTGagagtcattcagcaccaaggacagctctGAGATCAGACATCAGCAGGAATAGCTCTGTGTGAgggtcattcagcaccaaggacagctctGAGAGTCATACAGCACAAGGGAGAGCAACATAAgggtcattcagcaccaaggacagctccGAGCATCAGGAACAGCTATGTGAGTAATGCAGTACCAGGACGGCACtatgatgttttgtttgtatgagTATGTGACCCGGCCATAGAACATAAATCTAGCAACTCACCAGAATGTAGTCAGCAGCTGCCAAATGGGACCGGCCCCCTGCAAAATAAGCATTAGAATGATAGACGTTTATATGAATGTTCTGTGCATGAGGGCCATGAATGCCCAAAGTGATAGCCTACACAATAGCTTGTATTCATTAGTGGCATACCATACATATAACCCAGTTAAACAGTTAAATACAAAATGACGACCACGACTAATAATTTATATGAACTTATCAAAAGTATTATTTCTGCAACCAGGCATAATTTAGCTGCTTCCTGCAAGCTTCTTCTTGTTAACAAGAATAAAAGATCTGATTGATTCATGGATGTAACCAAAGCATAGTATCTTATATCTTCAAAAACTCTCCAGCAAaggttgacaaaatttcaccacCCACCTAAGTCATAATTATCCACTTCAACAATCTGGTCCCCCATAAGAAGCCTCCCGTCCATCCAGGACACGCCCCCAGGTGTGACCTCGGAGATGAAAGTCCCATGATGCTCTGATCCGACCAGTTTCAGGCCAAGGCCCCCTACACCCTTGATGACCTCTACCAGTCGAAGCTCCTCCGACTATTACAACGAAAATAATAAAAAGTAGCATTTAATagtaaagggttaatgccccgtcTAGTTGCTTGGGTAACNNNNNNNNNNNNNNNNNNNNNNNNNNNNNNNNNNNNNNNNNNNNNNNNNNNNNNNNNNNNNNNNNNNNNNNNNNNNNNNNNNNNNNNNNNNNNNNNNNNNCCTTTGCACTGCAATGATACCTGAGATGCCATTGACATCATCATCGCTCATGATGGACATCCAAGTAAACCTTTGTTGTATACAACCTTAGTGTTCTTCCTCAGGAGTAGCCTCAACTACTTTAAATGTTGTAATAATGATGCACTGGCTTAGCTCATAATGATCATGAACGTTCTGTAGCTACATGAAACACTTAACAACAAGGTGTGCAGAATTGCTATCCATTTGATATCATCTGCGGCTTCTGCGCCATGTTAGATTACAGCATATGTGTGTAAAACACAGGAAGATGCCGTTGCTTAATCAAGTTGTCCACCAACTTGGCTAGGGACATTCAAATAATGAATATTATGACG
The sequence above is drawn from the Branchiostoma floridae strain S238N-H82 chromosome 4, Bfl_VNyyK, whole genome shotgun sequence genome and encodes:
- the LOC118413469 gene encoding inaD-like protein; the encoded protein is MTGFSSLDFPSTASSPSPHCRPPPFLRNLEDNVPSNAPCRCSGNCRTHEPSHISDDAESRMPEQPEPKQQRIDHQNSFDNDWYCGADEDTISLDRQSEELRLVEVIKGVGGLGLKLVGSEHHGTFISEVTPGGVSWMDGRLLMGDQIVEVDNYDLGGRSHLAAADYILNLPVGTIVSLMVLYNPEGMEEYYRTIQCCPG